A region of the Dyadobacter sp. CECT 9275 genome:
ACCTCGGAGGGTAATGTTGCAGGGTCCAAAAACCAGTTCACGATCATGTTGTATGTGGACAAAACCACACCCGGAGTATTCGAAAGCGTGGCGTTCTCCTTACAAACTTCCAATATTGTGGGCTGCGACGCGCAATCTGCTAATGTAAAGGCCGTGCTAAAGGACCTTCCACCAAGGGCTGCACCTTACCAGATTAAGGCATTTGCAGGAGCCTGGTCCAACAATGGAACATTTGCCGTGGTAGTAGGAATGGGTATGGCAGCAGTGCCGGGCTGTGGTACCACACCATCTGTAGGAAATAACCGTCTCATTGTCAGCGTAACACAATAAAATCTCAATGACAGTAAGTTGTATAAACAAAGTTTCATCCCGCGCAAAGCCCAAACTATAGTATCCGCAACTCCTCAAATAAGTAACCAAAACATTTACCCAAACCATAATTCACACTTTACACAAAACACAATGAAAAAACTTTCAAAAACACTGATCGCGGGCACTTTTGCCGCTATGCTATTTTCATCGGCCACGCTGTTTGCACAGGTGAAGATTGGCAGTAACCGAACTACCATTGAAGCTACCTCCAACCTGGAAGTGGAGGCTTCTACGCCCAACAGACAAGTAAAAGTGAATAAAACGACCGGGCAGGTTACAATTAAAGATGGTACCGAGGGAGATGGTAAAGTTCTGACATCCGATGCAAATGGAAATGTAGGAGATACTGTTGTACTCGCCGCCGCAACTAGGGGCCAACTCGACGTTTAAAATTGTAGTATCCTCCTTTTACACCTATAAAATTGGGGACTGATTATGATCATCTTGACTGGCCCTATTTGAAAAGGTATGCTCCGTTTCCGAGTTAAGTATCTATGTTTTAATTAATCTAAAATCACACGTATGTAAGTAACTTATTTCTCAACTTAAAAAGTACCCGCAAAGAGTTTGATTCATCTGAATCAACCCGGTACCGGTTTCAGACAAATCCTTAATAATGAATCAAATGCGCAAACAATCAAAATAATCGAGTACAGTAACCGAACTATTACATTCATCATCAAACTAGAACAAATGAAACTTTCAAGAATAATCGCAAAAACATTTTTTGCCTCAGCTATGCTATTGACATCCACCAGCATTTTTGCACAAGTAAAAATCGGAACCAACCCCACCACCATTGAAGCAGCCTCCAATCTGGAGGTAGAAGCTTCCACGGCTGGCCGAAAGGTGAAGGTGGATAAAACGACCGGACAACTGACCATTAAGGATGGTACCGAAGGGGCTGGGAAAATTCTGAAGTCAGACGCCGTGGGCGGCGCAAGCTGGCAGACCGAAGGGCCTCAAAATTCTCCGGTAATTTTTTCGGTGACGAATGGTCCTTTACAGGAGCTCCCATTAAGAACTTTCATAAGAATAAATTTTGAAAATAAAAATTTGGATAAAAACAATGTGTTTGATCTGTCATCAGATTCCTTTACAATACCTGTGGGGGCTACCGGTTATTACGAAATAGCAGTAAGGACAACGACTCCTCATAAGGACCACGACCTTAACTGCTACGTATGGGCCTTTGTAAACGGCGTACAGTCTACCTTGCTGGGAGTCGGAAATTCCGGCCCGGGTTCAGGAGTAATCGTTTCAGGTTCTGTTATTCTCCAGCTGAACGCCGGGGACGTTGTTGATCTGAGGGCATGGACGGACAAACCTGACGTAGGCGTAAGCACCAGGAACCTCTTTGTCAATATGCTTTCAAAATAACACCCTTTAACAAAAGGAAAGTATAATATGCAGCTGGCCAGCTCAATTTTAAAACACATGAGAAATATATAAAACAAACACAAAAATCGGATTATATGAGTATAAACACAAAACGAAAAGAAGGGCAAGCATAATTAAACTATTACTGGACAAACCGTTGCAATAATGTCCTCTTTAACCTGTTAAGAACACACTTTACACATACACACAATGAAAAAACTTTCAAAATCACTATTTGCCAGCGTTTTGACAGCGGCGCTTTGCTCATCCCTAACCCTGTGTGCTCAGGTAAAAATAGGCACAAACCCGGAGACCATCGAAGCCACGTCCAACCTGGAAGTGGAAGCTTCCACAGCAGGCCGCAAGGTGAAAGTGGATAATACATCAGGACAGCTTACGATCAGCGACGGAACACAGGGTACAGGCAAAGTACTCACTTCTGATGCAACAGGCGGAGCTTCCTGGCAGGACAAAGATGTTTTATGTAATTCATTTGAAGCGAGCAGAACAAGTCAGACCATTGCAACAGGGGCCAGTACCACCCTCATTCCAACGACTGAGAATTTTGATCCCTCAAATGCATATAATGTCGCCACGGGTGTTTACACAGTCCCTGAAGATGGGGTATATGTGTTCACAGGATCGGCAAATGACGGGGGATCGGCAACTGGTGTCCGCAACTCAATCATTTCTATCCTGAGCGACGTGAAGGGAAATCTAACGCTTGCCAATAGTGCGGACCTGGCCTATACGAAAGGAATCTGGCTGTCGGTTTCAGCCATTACCAAGGCCGTTGCAGGCGAAAAAATAACCCTGAAATATAGTGTTGCACATGTGTCCGGCACAAATCCAACCAACATTAATATTGGTGCTATAAGGTTTGCCGGTTCCAGGATGGATTGTAACACCAACTAAAACGCTTAGCAAACCTGAAATTGCAGTGCAGGGAGAAACGTATTGTTACCTCCCAAGTCAGGGAAGCACCCTGTAACAGACAAAACGGACAGACAAATTAACCAAAACTCAGATTTTCTTTTTAACCAAACTTATGTCACAACTCATGAAAAATCTCACAAAAACCCTCATGGCAGGTACCATCGTAACGGTTATGTGCTCGGCTCAAACCTTGTTTGCACAGGTCAAAGTGGGCACAAACCCTACTACGATCGAAGCCGCCTCCAATCTGGAAGTAGAAGCTTCCACCACTGACCGTAAGGTAAAGGTGGATAAAACAACAGGCCAGCTGACGATCAAGGATGGCACAGAAGGAGCCGGGAAAATACTGACCTCTGATGCAAACGGCGGCGCGAGCTGGCAAACTCCGGAAGTACAGAATTCTCCTGTTGCTTTTGCCGTGAATACCGGAGCCGCGCAAAACCTGCCACTCAGCACTTTCGTAACGGTCAACTTTGACAACAAAGCTTTTGATAAAAATAATGTGTTTAACCTGACCACCAATCAATTCACGGTGCCGGCTAATGGTACAGGATATTATGATCTGAGTGTAAGGGTTACCACTGCCAATACCAACCACTCGATTAACTGTTATTTGTATATCTACGTAAATGGTGTACAAAACTCCCTGGTGGCGGTAGGAAACGCAGGAGCAGGCTCGGGAATAATCGTTTCAGGTTCGGTTCTCTCCCAGCTAAACAGCGGAGATGTGGTTGACATTAGGGTATGGACTGATACACCGGATGTAAGCGTAACCACAAGAAATCTCTATGTAACAATGGCGTCAAGGTGATTTGCCGGATAAACCGTATTCCAAACGAAAAACCTAAAACAAAGAAGTTCTGACACAATCCTTTGAATCAAACACACTTTACACAAAACACAATGAAAAAACTTTCAAAAACACTGATCGCAGGCACTTTTGCCGCTATGCTATTTTCATCGGCAACGCTGTTTGCGCAGGTGAAGATTGGTACTAACCCTACCACCATTGAAGCTACCTCCAACCTGGAAGTGGAGGCTTCCACGCCCAACAGACAGGTTAAAGTGGATAAAACTACCGGGCAGCTTACAATTAAAGATGGTACGGAAGGGACGGGAAAAGTCCTGATATCCGATGCCAACGGCGGAGCCGCCTGGACGCTGCTGACCTCTGCGTTCAGGATGACATCTATTACGGATCAAGGGATCACGAGCGGGACTGGCGTTTATTATCTGGTTACCTTCACTGCAGCTCCGCTTGACCAGGATGCCGGCTGTACCACTGGTGCTTCTTCGAGATATACGGTAAAGCAGGCCGGGACTTATACAGTTCTGGGAAGTATCAATTTTTACACCTTTGCGAACACCGGTGCCTCCCTACGAATCTTCAAGAATGGTTCCTTCCTAAAGAATGTTGGTATCACTGCCAAATCGATGGAAGCTAACGCCATTGAGATTTCCCTGGTGGATTCTGCCGTTGTTGGCGATTATTATGAACTGAAAGCTAACAATAACACCGGAGGTATGATTATCCAATCTGCTGATTTAAACGGGACCAGGATAAAATAATGCCCTTGGTTATCACGGATGAGCATGCAACTCAATATTCAGAAAGAATGGAATCTTCGGCGCCGGTAGATTTCTGATCGGACACAGTAACAATCAATTTAATCAATCTAAAACAACTTAATAATCAAACAATTACAATCAATCGAACAATTACATTCATCATCAAACTAGAACCAATGAAAATTACAAGAACTCTGGCAAAAGCAATATTGGCCTCGGCTATGTTGTTTGCATCATCCAACCTTTTTGCACAAGTGAAAATCGGGACAAATCCTACAAATATTGAACCCGCCTCTAACCTGGAGGTAGAAGCTTCTACCGCAGACCGTAAGGTGAAAGTGAACAAAACAACCGGGCAACTTACCATTAAGGACGGAACCGAAGGAATAGGGAGAATATTAACTTCGGACGCGGTAGGTGGAGCAAGTTGGACATTGGAAACCTCTGCTTTTAGAGCAAGGAGAACCAGTACGCAGGGGATTACAAGTAGCCTGACAGACTTCTTTAATGTAAATCTTGAGAAAGTAAATTTTGATCAGGATGGAGGGCTAACCATGGGCGCAGCAAGTGGTTTCACTGTTAAAAAACCAGGAACTTACATTTTCAATGCCAACATATCTTTTCAGGCCAATTCTCCTACAGCGGCGTCTGTTGCGATATTTAAAAATGGGGTTCTCTTAAAAAACTCCGGTGTAACCGTAAATTCTAAGGAAAACTATGCCTTTGAAATTTCAATTATTGACATAGCAACTACCGGTGACTTTTATGAACTAAGGGCAAACAACAATACCGGAGGTATGTTCATTTTCAGTGGAGATTTTTCAGGATCCCGGATGAGGTAACCGAAATGATCGCAGGTGAAAGTGAGCACCATTTATTCATAATTGCCTTAGTCCCTTGACGGATTATGCAGTGGATAAAACAATAACACACAATCACAGAGTAAAACAAAAATTTCTTTTAACACACTAACAAATCGAAACAATGAATAAGACATACAATACTTCAACACGTAACGGCGCACGGGAATTGGCCAATGTGCTTATCCTGCTGGTGCTGCTTGCGCTGGCCTTTGTAGCCCGTGCCCAGGAAGGCAGCCAGGGTAACACGGTAATCCACAACAACGGACAGATGACTTTCTTCGGCAACCACAATTTCCTCACAGGTGGTGGTGGAGCCCTGCCCGGCCTTATTCTTACCCAGCGTGAAACCGCTACCATGAGCGTGCTCAATTACGGGCCTGCGGTAACCAATGCCATCACCGGGGCAGACAATACCAACCACGTGGATGGTTACGTACGCAAGCTGGGTGCAGGTGCATTTGTTTTCCCAACCGGGGATAACGGCCAGTTCGGAGCTTTCGGTGCTGCTGCAGATGGTACCACGGGGGCTTATTTCTTTGCCAATCCTACTACGGCCGTCACCAGCAATCTGTTTACTGGCGGCAGTTACGGTCCGCTTCCCGGAGGTGCCACTTTTCCTACTTCCAGCAAAGCGGCCGGTGTAGCTACGGTCAGCACGGTGGAATACTGGGATATTGACGGGGCCAATGCCACCCCTATCACCCTCACCTGGGATGCCACCAGTGACGTAACCACGCTCACCGGAAGCAACCTCAATAAGCTGAGCATCGTTGGCTGGGATGGTTCCAAGTGGGTCGCCATCGCCTCCGCGGTGGATGCTACGTCCATCCTGGGCGGGGCCAGCAGCCTTACAGATGGCTCCATCACCACATCCTCGGCCATTGTACCCAGTTCATTTACGGTTTACACCCTGGCTTCGACTGCATCCATTGACCTTACCCCCAGCATTATCAGGCCCATCAGCACCAATGCTGTCCTGAATCAGGTGTCTGAAGGTGTGTTGCGTCTCACCAACCTGAAGCCCAACCCCACCACCGGAACAGTGACCGTGTTTCTAACCATGGGTGCAGATTTTGAACTTACCGTTGATCCTGCCGCTACCACTTCCGCAGGCATAGCGGTTACCAACTCCCAGTGGATCATCACCGACCTCACCGGAGGTGCCTTCCAGTTTGACTCCAAACCAGGGACCATCATTGCCGCTTCGGGCGCAGTTAGCCTGGGCTTCAAACTCAAAGCGACCGGCACCATCACCTCCACAGGTATCGCCACTGCCACCATCCTCCAGCAGACAGGCGGTGAGACACCTCAGTCGGGTGACGATAACGATAACAATAATACAGCTGTCAAAATAATGTCCATCGTTCCATAAACAATTATCAGGTATGAAAAAATTAATGTTGAGTATAGTCCTGCTGGCCGGGATGTACACCGCTGCTTTCGCACAGTGCGATCCAGGTTTTGGTGCCACGCCTGCTTATACAGGTACCTCTGTTTCGGCGGGAGGTGTGCCTACGATCGAAGTAGGACAAACGGCCACGCTCAATGCGAGCTTTGGAGTAGGGTCAGATCCTGCCTGCGTTGCAGCAGCCGGTAATACGCCCGGTACCATCACGATGACCCTCTCCTTTTCGTCCACTTACGAGCCCATGTCAGCAGCGGACATCTCCGGCCCTCTCGCCGATCTGTTCGACTGGGTGTGGGACCAGGCGTCTCACACGCTGATCGGGGTAAACAATTCAGTCATCCCGCTGGGCCCGCCCCTGCCCTTTACCGTGACGGTAACAGGTAAATTGCTGACTCCTTTGGAGCAGGCTCCCAAAACAACCATGAACTGGTTTTCGGAAACCAACCCTCCGACGACCAACGCCAGTATCCTGAATGACATCGCAGCTCCGGAGCTTAACATCGACGCTGCCCTGCCGGTGACACTGGTAAGTTTTTCAGCAGCACGTGAAGGAAAAATTGCCAACCTCAGCTGGGCCACAACTGCAGAAACCAACAGCGACTACTTTGAAATACAGCGCAGTGTAAACGGTACTACCTGGAACCGGATCGGCAGTGTGAATTCGTACGGAGAAAGTGCGTCCCTGAAAAAATATACTTTCTCGGACAACAGCCCGCTGAACGGAGACAACCTGTACCGCCTGCGCATGGTGGATAAGGATGCCACATTTGCTTTCAGCAAGATTGTTAATCTGCGGTTTGAAGGACTGGGAACAGATGTATCCGTTTACCCCAACCCGGTCTCCGACAAGTTATATCTGCGGGACCATGCAGGTATTACCAAAGTGGTGATCACTGATATGGCCGGAAGGACGGTATACCAGGCTGCTAATGCTTCAACGGGCTGGATCAACGTCAAAAACCTGCCTGCCAGCATGTATATCATTTCGGTGACCAAAGCAGATGGTGCAAAAAGCGCACAAAAAATATTAGTCAACAGATAAGACAAAAAGCACTGTCATCAGCATGGCTGTTCACCGCGCCATGCTGATGACTTTCACCCTTTGGGGACTCATATATGAAAGACATCACTCACACTAAAACATAAAAAAGATCATGTTAAAAATGTACTCAAGGATCACCAGGTTTTTCCTGGGCGTATTATTAATAACAGCCATTGGCACCACCGCTTCTGCCCAGTGCGATCCGCAGTTTGGTGGCGCCGGTTACGTCGGAACCTCCAGTCCGGGTAACATCGCTACTTCACTTGTAGGTGAAAACGCTCAATTGAGATTTAACTTTGGCTATGGTTTCCAGCCCAGTTGTAACGCAGCAAATGGTAATGTGGCCGGATCGGTAACCATTACCATGCAGTTTCCGGCTGAATATGGCCCCGAGGACGCAAATGTTGTAACAGGCACACATGCATCACTTTATGACTGGGTTTGGGACCCTGTGACGCGCCAGCTCAAAGGTACCAACAATGCGCCCATCCCGGCAGGACCTCCTCGCCTTTTCACCGTACAGGTGAAAGGACTGATTGCAACCGCCGGTGCAGGAATCGCTATGACGACCCTTTCCTGGTCTGCCAATCTTACCCCTCCCATCACAAATGCGACAGGCGGATTGCAGGATCAAGCGTCTGCCGGATTAAATATAGATCCCACCTTGCCTGTAACATTGGTTAGTTTCACAGCAGCCAAAGAAAACCGCAGTGTGATGCTCAACTGGGTTACCACCGCAGAAACCAACAGCGATCGTTTTGAGATCGAAAGAAGTCAGGAGGGCAAAAACTGGAACAAGATCGGAACGATTGCTTCTCACGGTGAGAGTATCAGCCGAAAAAACTATTCTTTCAGTGATACCAATCCGTTACATGGTGAAAACCTGTACCGCCTCAGAATGGTGGACAAAGATGAGACTTTTGCTTACAGCCGTAAAGTCAGCGTAACATTGGAAGGCCCCGGCCCAGATCTCTCCGTTTATCCCAATCCGTCGGCGGATATGGTTTTTTTGCATAATCCTACCGGTATCATGGAAGTAGTGTTGTCTGATCTTACGGGGCGTACTGTTTACAAAAACAGCAAAAACTTCACGGGAAGTATCAATGTTAAAAACTTACCCGCGGGCATGTATGTCATTTCAGTAAAGCGTGAAAACGGCACAAAAGACACACAAAAAATAATCGTTACAAAATAGTACTTCCCTGTCGTCCGACCGGTGATAAGGCGACAGCCAGCACTTATATTAACTCCCCATGGTACCTGCCGGTACTGTGGGGAATCATTTTAATGGTTACGGGTAAATGCCCTGTAACTTTTGCCAGTGGCCTGCCGGGCTGACCATTTCCTGATTATACCGACTAAACAGAAAATCCAATCCTCTTCAGTAACACTTAATAGTCAACGTCATGAAACATGTATTAATACTGGATACCAATCCATTGCCTCTAAACAGCAGGCTGATGGATTTACCTGAAAACTGCCGGAACGAAGTCATGGTGGAGGAAGTAAAATACATCTACCAGGTCATAAGAAAGCTGCTCTTCCGGCCAAAAGATCGCTTAAGCCCCGTTCCCAGTGAATATGATCTCCTCATCGTAGGCCTGACTTCCACGGATGAAGATTACGAAAAAGTAAATTTCATTCGTTACATCAAGCGCAACAAACCCGAACTCCCCCTGCTCATTTTCTCCCACAAGGAAAAAGACTGGCTGATCAGGCAACTGCTCATTATTAAAAATCATGAGCTGGCTCCCATAACTGACCGTCGGGATATCCGCGAAGTGGTGGAAACGTTCCTGGAAAGAGGAATTCTTGACTGACGTTTTTCCACCCGTGGCACGGCTTGGAGCCGTGCCACGGGTCAGTACCTATCTCTCACACTAACTCCGGTACGAATGAAAAGTTATGCTCTTCTGCCTTTCCTGGCAATTTGTTTTATGCTGCCCGGCCAAGTGTCCGGACAATCCCCGGTTGACCTTACAACCAATATCAATCTTCCCGACGACGTCCCGAATACCTACACCAATTCGTCCTCCGGCGCAGCCACTTTCAGTTCGACCTTACAGATTGTGGCAGCCTTCAATTATGCACGGCGTCAGGAAGAAATCCAGATGGGAATGGGGGCCAATGTGCTCGGCAACCTCACGCTTCCCGCAGATTTTGCAGCTGCTACACCTCAGGAACAGGCATTATATCTGATAAATGAAGAACGCAAGGCACGGGCAGGACAGGATTACCCAGGCAGCACAGCCGTACTCGGTCTGCCGCTGGAAGGACTGGAAGCAAACCTGAGCGCCATAGCCCAGGGCCATGCCGACGATATGAGCACCAACGGTTTCTTTGGTCATACCGGCTCCGACGGCCTCAGTCCTTATCAACGTATTTCCGCAAGCGGTACCTTCGGAGCCGGCTGCAGCGATAACAATTTTGCCTACGCCGAAAATATTTACAGCAGTTGCAATTTTTCATCTGTACCGCCGCCAATGGGTGTTACCCCCACTCCAGCACCATTTTTAACAGCTCAGGCCATTTACAGCTGGCTTTATCGGGACGCGGGCAGTTCCTGGGGGCACCGCCGCGCGATTCTGATCCAGAATACGGATTCTTATGGGGCAACGGGGTATGATAATGACAGAGCCTCTGCCAGCAGCGAAGGTTTTCTGGGCATTGGTGTGGTGAGTGTTATCAATTATGCAGGCTGTACCGCCCCAGCGGGCTTCTACAGTACCGGCAGCCATGTTGTGGTCATGAATGTGGCCGACCCGGTTGCCACTGGTAGCTGCATATACGCAGTTGAAGAAAACCCGCTGCCTGTAAGCTTGATTCATTTCAGTGCTAAAAGAACCGGACTAAAGACCGAACTTTCATGGACAACCTCTTCGGAACTGAACAATTCCGGATTTGACATAGAAAAGAGTAATAACGCTGTTTCATGGCGTGTTGCGGGCTTTGTTGACGGGGGTAATACATCATCTATGACCAGAACCTACCACTTTTCCGATGACGAGACAACCACAGATCCGGTCTCGTTTTACCGCCTGAAACAGATCGACATGGATGGTACCTTTGAACACTCCCGCATCATTTCAGTGACAAATACGATAACCCCTGAAAGTGTATACATCTATCCCAACCCCGCAAGACAATCGGAAATTAATGTTTTCCATCCCTCACCGGAAAACTGCACTTTTCAACTGGCAGATGTTGCAGGTAAAAAGTATGAACTGACAGTAGCTCATGCCGTGGGAAGTAAGCGGGCTATACTTGCAACGCACGCCCCCGTTAACCGGGGACTTTATTTATTGATGATCTACGATAGCCAGTATCACACGCTGGTTACGAAAAAGTTAATACTTGATTTTTGAATTAACGGGTCATCCTTTTCGACGGAACAAAAAAATCTGATAAAGGCGATGCTATCACCTGGGTTTGTAGTATTTGCAAAAAATTGTAACTGATTGATTTCTTTATCGTTGCGATTCGACAGTTTTTAAACCAAAGATCGTAGATTTGTGAATCAGGTATCATCTACAATTTTTTCAGGTTTTATGACAAAAGCAGACACCGTTTCAAAAATAGCCGATCAGACGGGTATCCAAAAGGACCATATTGAGCAGGTACTGGAAGAATTTTTCCTGACCGTAAAAAACTCGATCAGTGAAGGAGAAAATATTTACATACGCCGTTTTGGCAGCTTCATTGTCAAGAACAGAGCGGCCAAAACGGCCAGAAACATTTCTCAAAAATCGACAATTATTGTTCCGGCCCAATCCGTACCCTTTTTCAAACCGTCACAGGAGTTTGTGTCCCAGGTGAAGG
Encoded here:
- a CDS encoding T9SS type A sorting domain-containing protein — protein: MLKMYSRITRFFLGVLLITAIGTTASAQCDPQFGGAGYVGTSSPGNIATSLVGENAQLRFNFGYGFQPSCNAANGNVAGSVTITMQFPAEYGPEDANVVTGTHASLYDWVWDPVTRQLKGTNNAPIPAGPPRLFTVQVKGLIATAGAGIAMTTLSWSANLTPPITNATGGLQDQASAGLNIDPTLPVTLVSFTAAKENRSVMLNWVTTAETNSDRFEIERSQEGKNWNKIGTIASHGESISRKNYSFSDTNPLHGENLYRLRMVDKDETFAYSRKVSVTLEGPGPDLSVYPNPSADMVFLHNPTGIMEVVLSDLTGRTVYKNSKNFTGSINVKNLPAGMYVISVKRENGTKDTQKIIVTK
- a CDS encoding HU family DNA-binding protein; protein product: MTKADTVSKIADQTGIQKDHIEQVLEEFFLTVKNSISEGENIYIRRFGSFIVKNRAAKTARNISQKSTIIVPAQSVPFFKPSQEFVSQVKEGKK
- a CDS encoding C1q-like domain-containing protein — its product is MKNLTKTLMAGTIVTVMCSAQTLFAQVKVGTNPTTIEAASNLEVEASTTDRKVKVDKTTGQLTIKDGTEGAGKILTSDANGGASWQTPEVQNSPVAFAVNTGAAQNLPLSTFVTVNFDNKAFDKNNVFNLTTNQFTVPANGTGYYDLSVRVTTANTNHSINCYLYIYVNGVQNSLVAVGNAGAGSGIIVSGSVLSQLNSGDVVDIRVWTDTPDVSVTTRNLYVTMASR
- a CDS encoding CAP domain-containing protein, whose translation is MKSYALLPFLAICFMLPGQVSGQSPVDLTTNINLPDDVPNTYTNSSSGAATFSSTLQIVAAFNYARRQEEIQMGMGANVLGNLTLPADFAAATPQEQALYLINEERKARAGQDYPGSTAVLGLPLEGLEANLSAIAQGHADDMSTNGFFGHTGSDGLSPYQRISASGTFGAGCSDNNFAYAENIYSSCNFSSVPPPMGVTPTPAPFLTAQAIYSWLYRDAGSSWGHRRAILIQNTDSYGATGYDNDRASASSEGFLGIGVVSVINYAGCTAPAGFYSTGSHVVVMNVADPVATGSCIYAVEENPLPVSLIHFSAKRTGLKTELSWTTSSELNNSGFDIEKSNNAVSWRVAGFVDGGNTSSMTRTYHFSDDETTTDPVSFYRLKQIDMDGTFEHSRIISVTNTITPESVYIYPNPARQSEINVFHPSPENCTFQLADVAGKKYELTVAHAVGSKRAILATHAPVNRGLYLLMIYDSQYHTLVTKKLILDF
- a CDS encoding complement C1q domain-containing protein, with protein sequence MKKLSKSLFASVLTAALCSSLTLCAQVKIGTNPETIEATSNLEVEASTAGRKVKVDNTSGQLTISDGTQGTGKVLTSDATGGASWQDKDVLCNSFEASRTSQTIATGASTTLIPTTENFDPSNAYNVATGVYTVPEDGVYVFTGSANDGGSATGVRNSIISILSDVKGNLTLANSADLAYTKGIWLSVSAITKAVAGEKITLKYSVAHVSGTNPTNINIGAIRFAGSRMDCNTN
- a CDS encoding T9SS type A sorting domain-containing protein, with the translated sequence MKKLMLSIVLLAGMYTAAFAQCDPGFGATPAYTGTSVSAGGVPTIEVGQTATLNASFGVGSDPACVAAAGNTPGTITMTLSFSSTYEPMSAADISGPLADLFDWVWDQASHTLIGVNNSVIPLGPPLPFTVTVTGKLLTPLEQAPKTTMNWFSETNPPTTNASILNDIAAPELNIDAALPVTLVSFSAAREGKIANLSWATTAETNSDYFEIQRSVNGTTWNRIGSVNSYGESASLKKYTFSDNSPLNGDNLYRLRMVDKDATFAFSKIVNLRFEGLGTDVSVYPNPVSDKLYLRDHAGITKVVITDMAGRTVYQAANASTGWINVKNLPASMYIISVTKADGAKSAQKILVNR